Below is a genomic region from Miscanthus floridulus cultivar M001 chromosome 1, ASM1932011v1, whole genome shotgun sequence.
GGAAACTAGGTAGGGATTTTGGTACCTTGTGCTCAAATGTACAATTATTGTCGGAAGATGACGGGAAAGTTGTATGTTATGTATTTGCTCTGTTCTTGTGACGACCAATTGACCATGGACACATGAACACATCCATCATGCTATGGTAAAGTGTTGTTCACCGTATCGATTATTAACTCTGTTTGTACTGCCATTTGTGTGGCGAACATTGTTTGCTGGAGGACAGCTTGTTAGCATCGTCCTTTGGCGCGTACCGTTTGTCGTATCCATCGGACAAGGGCAAAGGCAAGGACTGGAGGGGGTGGTTGCCATGACTCTGGATGTATGATATATGATCCTGGGTAACGCTGGCTCGTGATCCAAAGTTGCTGCGGCCATTAAACCGACTTGGTCTAGCTGGAGAACAACTGGATTGAGGTAATGGCATTTTGACGCTTTGTGGTTGCTTCGGTTCAGCGGGTGCTGCCGGACACACATGCACAGCGAGTCAGTGAGCGTGCCTGGGCTTTTTGCTGCTGGGAGCTATTGGCCAGGGGCCCAGGAGCTTTGGGCGGCCATGGTGCGATCCGAATATGCGACAGCGACGCGTGATCTCGAATTCTTCTATTCAGGTAACCATTTGTTCGGTAGTAAGAATCGAATCACGATTTCGTATTTTCCATCATTGGGTTGAGGATGACTGGAATCATAAAAAAAGTTGAAACTATTTAAAATATTAAAGAATTCTTAATATAAGCTAGAATAGCTCAGTTGGTTAGATTGTATGGCCCTTTATTAATCATAAGGTCGGAGGTTCAAGCCCTCCTTCTAGTGATTTGATTTTCATTACACCAAACTGACCTTTTCTTTTGACAACATACACCAAACTgactttgaaatttttttggcatgtCACTAAACTGTTTTTGGAATATTTTTGGCATGTCACTAAACAGTTCCATATTTTTCATTTCACCAAACTATTTTTGAATTTTCTATTGTCATGACACTaaacagttccatttcttctgAATTAGCTCTACCTTTCATTTCACCAAACTATCTTTGGATTGGCATGTCACTAAACAGTTCCATATTTTTCATTTCACCAAACTATTTTTGGAATTTCTTTTGGCATGTCACTaaacagttccatttcttctgAATTAGCTCTACCTTTTCATTTCACCAAACTATTTTTGGAATTCTTTTGGCATGTCACTAAACAGTTCCATTTCTTCCGAATTAGCTCTACCTTTTAAGCATAGAGTTATTGCTCTCTCTTTTTGTATTTCACCAAACAGTTCCTTTTTTTTAATTTCACCAAACGGTCCCATTGTTTTTATGTATCTCCATCTCGAGAGATTAGAGCCGCCTTTTATGCATGGTCTTCGAGATGGTGTAACAAAAGTTCACTAGTTTCACATGAACTCTAATACATGGTCTTTGAGATGGTGTAACAAAAGTTTACTAGTTTCACATGAACTCTAATACATAGTCTTAGATGGTGTGACAAAAGTTCACTAGTTTCACATTCAATACCTACTACCTCCATGTTGTCGGAAAAAAAAACCCCTACTACCTCATGCCACATGAATGAATGATAAGATGGACCAACAATGGATCATTTCTTTCAAATCTGTTGTACAAAGAAAAATGCAGTGTGTCTCTTGCACACCGtttaatttcaaaaaaaaagagagagattttCACGAGAAGACAGTAGAACACCAGTCACCCGACAGCTAGGCTTTCTACTTGCGAACACCCCACTTTGACATGCTTCCTCCATTATGGTCTCACATGCATTCTGTACCGTTTGGCCATGTGCAGCTAAGAACACACGATGAAGAGCTTCTTCATGAGCTCCTGAAACATCAGACAAAGCAAGAGCAGGGGCAAAGCACTGTCATTAGCGAAAGCAGTTGTGGTGTCTGCATCACACACTGAcaataatacaataataaaaACAACGTCTGCTCGCCAATGAGAAGATGCATCCGTGGCTTGCCTGTTGCCTCAACGGCAGTGCAGCAGATGTAATGGGCCCCATTCCCACAACGATATGATATGAATTTGTCTGAATATGCTGTAGTGATGTGATACTTTTTGTATTGTTAACTAATTGATGCTAACTAACTTTACAAATTCTCAAGCTTGTCTCTGACTATTAAATGAAGGGCAAGGTTGTTTCAGATTTACTGATGCAGACGTAAAGAAATATGAAAGTGAATGGTAGTAGAGAATTACCACGGAGGAGAGGCTCTTCTTCCCGACGTCAACCGGCAGAGCTTGTCCGCACCTCAGTCTCCGGCTGAGCACCATAAGCTCCTCCAGTGTCGTCGCCGCGCTCCTCGGAGGGCTCCATGGATTGCTCTTGTTCAGCTGGTCCTCGTCATTGGCCACCTCCCAGCTCTTCTCTGAAGGCGCCCGGGGAAACTGAAACTGAAACTCCTGGTCCTGTGCTGAAGTATCACCACTGGAGTGGCTGTAGTCTTCTGACTCTGAAAACGAGAACCAGCCATCACGACGGCCGGAGGAGCCATCTGCCCATGCTGCAGCACCAGAGGTATCGCTGCTGTCTGGAAAACCAAATGCTTCCAGCTCAAAACCAAGCGAGTATTCCTCCTCGCTCTCGACCACAAATGGGTTCAGTGAGCGGGAAGATGCTGAAAAGCCACCATGATCCCGGGGAAGCACATGGAAGGGAGATGGTTCCTGCAGAGGCTTCCCAGGCTTTTCTTCCCACTGGAATGGCACGCTCACAACAAGCTTTGTCGGGGTCGGGGATGGGCATGCGAACGCTACTGGCACTGGCTTGGAGATGACCCAGTCCCTCTTCGGTGCACCGGGCTTCACCTCCCAGAGAAATGGGACTGAAATCTGCTGCTTGACGCATTCCCGAGGGTTGAATTCGGGCAGCTCAAGCTCCCCATCCATTTTTCAGATATTTGGTTTGGAATTTGGAGATGAAATTTGTGCAGTGTTGCTGCATCTTGCCTGCACTGCTGATATATGTAGGAGAGAACTTGTGGGTTAGATGAGCTGCTCCTGCATCACACTGCTCTTGTTCAACTGTTCCTTTGCTATGCCTGCAATACAATTAGACAGTACCAACTCCTCTTTAAGCTCAGACCATGAAGAAAA
It encodes:
- the LOC136450015 gene encoding uncharacterized protein → MDGELELPEFNPRECVKQQISVPFLWEVKPGAPKRDWVISKPVPVAFACPSPTPTKLVVSVPFQWEEKPGKPLQEPSPFHVLPRDHGGFSASSRSLNPFVVESEEEYSLGFELEAFGFPDSSDTSGAAAWADGSSGRRDGWFSFSESEDYSHSSGDTSAQDQEFQFQFPRAPSEKSWEVANDEDQLNKSNPWSPPRSAATTLEELMVLSRRLRCGQALPVDVGKKSLSSVELMKKLFIVCS